The window CAAGTTAAAATAATAATTGAAACATGACAATTAGATTGGACATGCGGAGTATATATCTTTCCATTTAAATTGCTCATTTATATCACCACATTTTTGCACTTTACTTTACATGAATGCTTTTAATTGTCAACTATATTTCATAAAGTTTTATTGACGTATATTGTGTTAAAGGTCACATACTTTAACTTATTTTAGAATCATAATAGTAGAGTTTTCTGAATTACAATAGAGTTATTTGTTTTACTATATGTGAGTTATTTGTAACATGTTAACCAACTATTATAATTGCTAAATATATTAATTCAATTGTCCAATTCCTTAATTTCATATTTAATACACTCATGTATATTGATAAATGCACTCTCTATCTCGCGACATTTATAACAACTTAATAGAGTATATTTTAATGAATGGTGAACAATAACAATGCGCATTTTTCTaaatcaacccccccccccccccctgaaATTAatgaggcaattaattaaaaaaaaatatctaaaatcaatatatatatatatatatatatatatatatatatatatatatatatatatatatatatatatatgtcgagaAAAAGTTTTCAAATTATAGAAGCTGATCTACTCTTCAAATCATTGATTGTATAGTATTATAATTTTAACAAATATTTATAAAAACATATTTAACAATACATTTATATTCGATAAAGAGTATCAAAAAAAAGAGAGATTGAAAAGAAGGCACATGTTAACATTTGACAAAAAAGTCTAAAGTCAACAAGGatattaagaaataataaacttcaaacttatgaagttcatatatattaaaaaaataaaataatatcctATATGCATTTTCATTAAAAGACAAAGAATTAGAACATTTATCAATCAATTGAGATAGTAGATGAACCTTTATCTTTAATTAGAAATTTAGGTTCAAGTCTTTAGAATTGAGAAAATTTTCCATAAAATGGACTCTACTTAGCGCTAATTTCGAGTTGTTCCGCAATGAGTTATGAATTTTATATTGTTAAAGGAAAGGGCATCCCAGTACATAATGTATTATGCATTCACGCCGGGCCAAGGAATGACCCTATTCCACCGGATGTGATGAAGATAAGTTATattaatgcaagcattagtgactgGTTATACGGTTCAAACCCATGACCTATAAGTTACACGGAGATAACTTTATCGTTAAACTTAAAAAAGGAAATTAAATTGgaatatttaaatatatttgacagaaaagaaaattctatatttaGAAAAGTCCAATTATGACCACTATTAGGGGTCGTTTGGCTGAAAAATAAGTTATCCCATGATTAATTATTTCGGGATTAGTTATCCCACCCTCCCATGGGGATAAAAAGATACTACAATCCGGAATTAGTTATGCCGTAGTTTTATCTCAATCAAATGTAggtaaactcatctcaaatttaattccgaaattaattatccTTATCCTTGTACCAAACGAGTCCTTAATATATGTATAACAATTCTCTTTTGggtaaataaaaagaaaaaaggaaaagtaaTAGCAAAGAAAGCTGAAACATTTACTTCAAATACAAATTTACAAACACAACAAAGAGGTCATATACAGAAACAAAACAAAACTCCAACCTTTCCTTTTTCCAACCATTTATTAGATTCCTTCAATGGTTCTTTCATTTGTCCATTAAATTGTACAAATTTTCAGCTGATTGctcaaaccaaaaaaaaaaaaaaaaaaaacccatcTCAAATCCCTTaaaaaagttgttcataattttTTCTTTTGCTATTTTCAGTGGGTTTTTTCTGGGACTTTAAGATACAAACTCTTCTGTCTgtcttcttgttttttttttttgggtgctGCAGAAAAATTTGCCATTAAAAGGCTGAACAGAATTCAAAAACTTATAAAGAATAGATTTTTATACTTTTTCTTTATCATTTCTTAAGTAAAAAAAAagctttttttatttaattatttttgtaaagATTTAATCTTTGGATGGGAAAGGAAGGACCTTGCTATCACTGTGGTGTTACAAGTGAGTTTATAGTTCTTCACTTTATTTTTTTTCCACTTAAATTTTGTTAATTTTCAAGAAAGGTGGAGTCTTTTTTGTTTCTTTGCCCTGTAGAAATATTTTTTTGGTTGTAAATGTAAAtggttttttttttgttgcttaGATAAGTTGTTCAATTATGGAACTAAATACCCATATTTTTGTTGcttcaataatgaacaataaagaATGGTATGTACTGTTTTGAGTTTGTTTCGTTTGTGTTTTACTTAATTTTATGGATTTCAATACTGGTTTTTGAGTTATAATTTGTTTCTGAAACTGgtttttgcttttattttaatACCCATTGACTCTCTTGTAGAATATTGGTCTGTTGAAAATCTTGCTAATTAAGCCTGTCTGAGTAAATGGGCTATGTAAAAGTTCAATTTAGTTCCCTTTATTTAACAGAATTGGGGGATATTTTGATTGTTTTTGAATTCTTGATTTTCCCTTCTAAACTATGGATAATGGTTCCTTCATTTGCCTTGATAATGGAAAGGGTTGGTGTGTTGGAATGAGTATAGGGTACTTTGTGCAACTCTTCAAAATGTACATAAAATTATCAAAAGATTGCGGCTTACAGATACCAGATACTTAAACACATCCGTGTCGGATACATATAACTAGTCCATGTAATGCAGGTTCTAAGTGTTGAAATGTACTTCGTTAGGCGCTTATAATTCTAAGTTGCTTTTGGTGCAAACAGAAATTCTTGCTCAATTTTGCAACAATGTGGTTTTTTAGGGAGCGAAAGCAGCATAAAAATGGCAATGCGTTTATGTATTGTGACGttttaacatatatatatatatatatatatatatatatatatatatatatactgagtCTCAATAGGGAATTGCATAACAAACCATAGATAGAACAATTGACTCCAGAAGAAATTTGTGTATGCTACATTTGATAATTTCTTAGGTCGGAAGTGTAAAAACATATCAACTTGTCTTGAAAGACTTGTTAAATTGGCTACTCCTATGCTGGTGTTACTTAAAGTCATCTTGGATAGTAGaaattctttttttcttcttcttattgaCTTGTGTAACGCATACATTATGCGCTGGTTTGGCTTGTATAATTGCATAAGTTGCTCAGACTGTTCACTTTCGATGCTGCACCCGTGTCTACAtgacgtgtgtgtgtgtgtgtgatccTTACCTGATCTAGTCAaccgattttgggtactttgaccaaatCGATGGAGAAATTTGGGACAAATACAATGATTTCTGAAGTAGGTTTTGCAGGAGGTGCTTAATGATGTCACATTGTTCTTGGGAGTATAATTCAGTAAGCATATGTTTTTGGAAGTTGTCAAATTCTGTGGAGCTCTTTGCTCCTTTATTCACTTCCAGTCTTAGCTGAGTTGTTGAGTGGAAGACTTCCTTTTGCTTGTCTGGTTGCTCTATTTGTCTGGTTTAAATCTGGTTACTCTATTAAGAACAACTTCATCAGATTCTCTTTCACTAGAGTTACTTCCTTTATCCGCGCACTTCTTTTGCTACAATTCTATGGAAGAGTGGCTTGACGATCTTTTGTCTACTATCGCTTCCAGTATTCTTTTGCTTTTTTGCAATTGAAAAAACTCGATAAAGAAATTTGGTAGCATTTCATTGATTGCATAAAAAAGTGACCTCATTGCAGATTGCACTGGCCAAAATTTTGCATCGTAAAAGGGAACTTGTAATGCATGTTCAGtttcaaaattttcagaattttATATACCATTCTTTCTTCCCCGTATTATCTACTTTTAGCGTAGTATTAACTATCAAAATCATGTTGCAGGCACCCCACTCTGGCGTAATGGACCTCCGGAAAAGCCAATATTGTGCAACGCATGTGGATCTCGGTGGAGAACAAAAGGGACTTTGGCAAACTATACTCCTTTGCATGCAAGGGCAGAACCTTGTGACTTTGAGGAACACCGAGTTTCTAGGTTCAAGAACATGTCTTCTACAAAGAACAAAGATGCAAAGGTTCTGAAACGAAAGCAAACTCATGATATGGTTGAAGTTGGAACTCCTCCTGATTATAATTTCGGTTTCAGAAAGTGCTTAGATGAAGATACTAGCAATAGGTCAAGTTCTGGCTCCGTTGTCTCAAATTCCGAGAGCTGTGCACAATTTGGTAGTGCTGAAGCAAGTGATTTGACAGGTAACCTAAATATTTCCTTGTCGATGCCTACTGTTTATGTTCTACCTCTCTTATTAGTTACATCCATATATTGTTCTCAGAATTATTTCACTTTCTCCGGTACGTGCTCCCTCCATTTCAAAAAGAATGAACTTATTGTACTGGGCGCAGAGTTTCAGAAAGAATGGAAGaccttttgaaacttgtggtctaaaacaaTTCATAGATATTTGTGCGGCTATAATTATCTCATTAATGGcaaatttagaaagggatcaATTCTTTTTTAAacagactaaaaaagaaataggttgattctttttgaaacagagggagtttATTTTGTGATAACTGCACCTTCACTAGAATTATGGCTGCATTTTCTTCTAAAACTGAAAATTTTAGGGCCAAATCTCGAGCTCGGTCTCATCTTTCAGTCAAATTTAAAGTGGAGTTGTTTTGTTCTTAGCATTTTCTTGAAGTATTTACCCCTTGATTTTGGTTTTTCAGGCCCAGCACAATCCAATATATGGGATACAACGGTGCCTTCAAAGAAGAGAACCTGTTTCAATCGTCCAAAGCCATCTTCAGTCGAGAAGCTCACCAAAGACCTATATACCATCTTACATGAACAACAACAAAGTTCATGCTTCTCTGCATCCTCTGAAGAGGATTTGCTTTTCGAGAGTGAAAAGCCTATGGTTTCTGTTGAGATAGGACATGGCAGTATGCTAATTCGGCATCCTAGTTCGATAGGCAGAGAAGAATCATCAGAAGCCAGCTCTCTTTCCGTTGAAAACAAGCACCGTTCTGTCAATGAGGCTTATTCACGATTGACTACCCCACCTGTAAATATTAGTAGGGGTGTCGATTCACCAAATAGTGGGACCGAGAGAACCAAGAAACCTACCGGTCAGGTGGTGGAACAGAACCAGATTAAAAGGTGCCCTCTCCATTAGTCTTGATAGCATGTAATTGCATCGAGAAACAAAATTTTGTGCTGCATGTTGGTCAGGTGGAATGTAAGGGGTTAAATGCATTATATCTGCTAAAGTCTGATGTCATGTCGCTACACATGTAGTATCACCCAGGACGGAGGTAGAAGCCTGGCTATGGattcggccgaacccagtagcttttgttCAAACAGTGTATTTGTgttaagaaattcattaaatttGTACACATTGAACTTAGAACCCTGTTATTAGTCGTCGCACTAAGATCCAAaacccataaaattgaaatctTGGCTCCGCCTCTGGTATCACCTACGGGTTTGGAACATACATTATTTTGTTCACCACATCTTCTAAACCACACAACAAGTCTGCATTTTTCTATTGAATTCTTAGGTAAACTTGTTGCAACGTCATTCTAGTTCCATCATTCTATGAGCATTTGAAACTTTTTTCTTTGCTTTTGGTGTATGCTTACCATCTTTCtgattttcctcttttttttttctttctaaattgcAGAAACAAAGATCACCTTGAAAACCTACAGATTCTTGGACATCATAATTC is drawn from Nicotiana tomentosiformis chromosome 12, ASM39032v3, whole genome shotgun sequence and contains these coding sequences:
- the LOC104106725 gene encoding GATA transcription factor 26-like yields the protein MGKEGPCYHCGVTSTPLWRNGPPEKPILCNACGSRWRTKGTLANYTPLHARAEPCDFEEHRVSRFKNMSSTKNKDAKVLKRKQTHDMVEVGTPPDYNFGFRKCLDEDTSNRSSSGSVVSNSESCAQFGSAEASDLTGPAQSNIWDTTVPSKKRTCFNRPKPSSVEKLTKDLYTILHEQQQSSCFSASSEEDLLFESEKPMVSVEIGHGSMLIRHPSSIGREESSEASSLSVENKHRSVNEAYSRLTTPPVNISRGVDSPNSGTERTKKPTGQVVEQNQIKRNKDHLENLQILGHHNSPLRYIELKDVLNFEEFMRHLSSDDQQQLLKYLPPVDSFAPPDSLRSMFESSQFEENLSSFQKLLAEGVFDNSLPGVKLEDCRTLKRFILCYLSKSKWVEQYNLLKDTKCKNSSSGSEVAGERSVIGTCHSVTVKRPQERQHLKYSGAKTTMKSPKSVVMKSIYEQKEPLDNDGSCSSPKSSFALPSETSSLVLDSFRSANENSDQDLLLNVPSNSYFPQAELLLPTSSFTPQASTSSSSMYPSHLVRP